From the genome of Mastomys coucha isolate ucsf_1 unplaced genomic scaffold, UCSF_Mcou_1 pScaffold6, whole genome shotgun sequence, one region includes:
- the Zdhhc22 gene encoding palmitoyltransferase ZDHHC22 — protein sequence MLALRLLNVVAPAYFLCISLVTFVLQLFLFLPSMREDPTATPLFSPAVLHGAFFLFLSANALGNYVLVIQNSPDDLGACQGTSPQRPQCPPPSTHFCRVCSRVTLRHDHHCFFTGNCIGSRNMRNFILFCLYTSLACLYSMVAGVAYISAVLSISFAHPLAFLTLLPTSISQFFSGAVLGSDMFVILMLYLWFAVGLACAGFCCHQLLLILRGQTRYQVRKGVAVRARPWRKNLQEVFGKRWLLGLLVPMFNVGTESSKQQDK from the exons ATGCTGGCCTTGCGGCTGCTCAACGTGGTGGCCCCCGCCTACtttctttgcatttccctggtgacctTCGTACTgcagctcttcctcttcctgcccagCATGCGTGAGGACCCCACAGCCACCCCGCTCTTCTCGCCTGCCGTGCTTCACGGGGCgttcttcctgttcctctcagCCAATGCCCTGGGCAATTACGTCCTGGTCATCCAGAACTCCCCAGACGACCTGGGTGCCTGCCAGGGAACCTCGCCCCAGAGACCTCAGTGCCCTCCACCCAGCACCCACTTCTGCCGAGTGTGCTCCCGAGTCACGCTGAGGCACGACCATCACTGTTTCTTCACCGGCAACTGCATCGGCAGCAGGAACATGCGCAACTTCATCCTGTTCTGCCTCTACACCTCACTGGCCTGCCTTTACTCCATGGTGGCAGGAGTGGCCTACATCTCAGCTGTCCTTTCCATCTCCTTCGCCCACCCCCTGGCCTTCCTCACGCTCCTGCCCACTTCAATCAGCCAGTTCTTCTCCG GAGCTGTCCTCGGTTCTGATATGTTCGTCATCCTCATGCTCTACCTCTGGTTTGCTGTTGGCCTGGCCTGCGCTGGTTTCTGCTGCCACCAACTGCTGTTGATCCTCCGGGGGCAAACTCGCTACCAGGTTCGAAAGGGGGTGGCTGTAAGAGCCCGGCCCTGGCGCAAGAACTTACAGGAGGTCTTCGGAAAGAGGTGGCTGCTTGGTTTGCTGGTCCCCATGTTCAATGTCGGCACTGAGAGCTCGAAGCAGCAGGACAAATAG